The Anolis carolinensis isolate JA03-04 chromosome 1, rAnoCar3.1.pri, whole genome shotgun sequence genome window below encodes:
- the dusp8 gene encoding dual specificity protein phosphatase 8 isoform X2, whose protein sequence is MPLDIMIAPSEDQFWPDTHKGQMKLKIRVRRMKESRDMRGGFAAFSSCFPELCEGKPAAILPMSISQPCMPVANVGPTRILPHLYLGSQKDVLNKDLMTQNGISYVLNASNSCPKPDFICDSHFMRIPVNDNYCEKLLPWLDKSIEFIDKAKVSSCQVIVHCLAGISRSATIAIAYIMKTMGMSSDDAYRFVKDRRPSISPNFNFLGQLLEYERSLKLLKALKTQGEKSEGECHQDHSEAHDSNWQQTLSTSEKAEELFKSTTLEMSSIDSERPSGIPKVFSPMTLQQGLNGLHLSSERIQDTNRLKRSFSLDIKSAYSPTQRQVTPGPTEAGETPKLCKLDSPSSPNGTCQFSPLPDSPDWPSGPDFLLEAKVRQRRKHRHQAGSPAHGLSLNFSGVCSMHKSSSVEDSLKQTLRLSLPSGGQQLAQPTSTPTSAGTWGLHLESPSTPSSENPWYFSTDPAVGGGKGSGSGTLFANATTYTSFSCSTIQASCEIRLREKQRGEQRDVRHSWHEDTTTEKQFKRRSCQMEFEETLSESRSREDLGKISKQSSFSGSMEIIEVS, encoded by the exons GGGGGTTTGCCGCCTTCTCATCTTGCTTCCCAGAACTGTGTGAAGGGAAGCCCGCTGCAATCCTGCCAATGAGTATCTCCCAGCCATGCATGCCAGTGGCCAATGTTGGCCCAACACGCATCTTGCCTCACCTCTATCTCGGATCCCAGAAAGACGTCTTAAATAAG GACCTGATGACCCAGAATGGGATAAGCTATGTCCTCAATGCCAGCAATTCCTGTCCCAAGCCAGATTTCATCTGTGACAGTCACTTCATGCGCATTCCGGTTAATGACAATTACTGTGAGAAGCTTCTTCCCTGGTTGGACAAATCCATTGAGTTCATTG ACAAGGCTAAGGTATCTAGCTGCCAGGTGATTGTGCACTGCTTGGCAGGAATCTCCCGGTCAGCCACCATTGCCATTGCATACATTATGAAGACTATGGGCATGTCTTCAGATGATGCCTACAG GTTTGTCAAAGACCGGCGGCCTTCCATATCCCCCAACTTCAACTTCCTGGGTCAGCTCCTAGAGTATGAGAGAAGCTTGAAGCTGCTGAAGGCTTTAAAGACACAAGGGGAGAAGAGTGAGGGAGAATGCCACCAAGATCACTCTGAAGCACATGATAGCAACTGGCAGCAGACTCTGTCTACCTCAGAAAAGGCTGAGGAGCTATTCAAATCCACAACCTTGGAAATGTCCTCAATTGACTCTGAGAGGCCATCAGGAATTCCCAAGGTTTTCTCACCAATGACACTACAACAAGGACTGAATGGGTTGCACTTATCTTCAGAGCGCATCCAAGACACAAACCGGCTGAAACGTTCCTTCTCCCTAGACATCAAGTCTGCCTATTCCCCTACGCAGAGGCAGGTGACTCCAGGTCCTACAGAAGCAGGAGAAACACCCAAGCTCTGTAAGCTGGACAGCCCTTCAAGTCCCAATGGCACATGCCAGTTCTCTCCTCTCCCTGATAGCCCTGACTGGCCCAGTGGGCCCGACTTCCTTTTAGAAGCCAAAGTACGGCAGAGACGAAAGCACAGGCACCAAGCAGGCTCCCCCGCCCATGGGCTGAGCCTTAATTTCAGCGGGGTGTGTTCCATGCATAAAAGCAGCAGCGTGGAGGACAGTCTTAAGCAGACACTTCGGCTGAGCCTTCCCAGTGGAGGTCAGCAGCTGGCACAGCCAACATCCACTCCAACCTCTGCTGGCACTTGGGGGCTGCACTTGGAATCCCCTAGCACGCCTTCATCAGAGAACCCCTGGTACTTCAGCACAGACCCAGCAGTGGGGGGCGGCAAAGGCAGTGGGAGCGGGACTCTATTTGCCAACGCCACCACCTACACTTCATTCAGCTGCAGCACAATCCAGGCAAGCTGTGAGATCAGACTGAGGGAGAAGCAGCGTGGGGAGCAGCGGGACGTGCGGCATAGCTGGCACGAGGACACCACCACTGAGAAGCAGTTCAAGCGAAGGAGCTGCCAGATGGAATTCGAGGAGACCTTATCTGAGAGCAGGTCTCGGGAAGACCTGGGCAAAATCAGCAAACAGTCTAGCTTTTCAGGCAGCATGGAAATCATAGAAGTGTCCTGA